The DNA region AACAGACCCTGAACAAGTTGCCGATTATAAAATCATTACAGAGGCTGTACATGAATCAGGTAGTCATATTATTTTACAAATTCTTCATGCTGGGCGTTACGCAAAGCAAAAGAACCTAGTTGCGCCCAGCCCTATTCGTTCACCTATTAATAAATTTGAACCCAAAGAAATGTCTGAGAAGGGCATTCTAAGTACCATTGACGATTACGTAAATTGCGCCTCTCTTGCGCAACAAGCAGGTTTTGACGGCATTGAATTATTGGGTTCCGAGGGTTATTTTCTTAATGAATTTACCGCCTCACGTACAAATCAGCGAACCGATCAATGGGGCGGCAGTTTCGAAAACCGTGCTCGTTTTCCATTAACAGTATTGCAATCGATTCGAGAAAAAGTAGGTTCTCAATTTTTTATTCAATATCGCATGTCAATGCTTGATCTGGTTGAAGATGGTTGGACTATTCATGAAGCGCAACAATTTGCCCAGCTCTTAGAGGCTAACGGTGTCGACTTGATCAACACGGGTATTGGTTGGCATGAATCATCTATACCAACCATTGCGATGCAAGTTCCACGAGCTGCCTTTAGTTGGGCTACCCGTATGATTAAACAAGTGGTCAATATCCCTGTTGCCGCTGCCAACCGGATTAACACCACCGAGGTGGCCAACACGCTTATACAACAAGGAGATGCCGACCTAGTCTATTTATCTAGGCCTTTTTTGGCTGACCCTGATTTTGTTATAAAAGCTCAGCAACAACGAAGCGATGAAATAAATAGCTGCATTGCCTGCAATCAGTCTTGCCTAGATAATTTATTTAATTTTAAAACTGTTAGCTGTTTGGTAAACCCGCGTGCCTGCCACGAAACAAAAATGCCCAAATTACCACCAGCCCCTAACCCACAAAATATTGCCGTTATTGGTGCTGGGGCGGCTGGTTTATCTTTTGCTATTGAAGCTAAAAAACTTGGTCACAACATTACCTTGTTTGACGCTTGTGCTGATATTGGTGGACAAATGGCTTACGCACGTAAGGTACCGGGTAAAGAAGAGTTTGATGAATTACTTCGGTATTTCAACGTTATGCTTAAAAAATACCACGTTAATACTCAGCTAAATACGACGGTCACCTTAGCGCAACTAAACGATACAAAGTATGACTCAATTGTCATCGCTGCTGGTATTAAGCCACGCAAACCAAATATTCCAGGCATTCATCGCCCTAATGTCTTTAGCTACGAAGAGGCCTTTAATTCACCAGAGAAAATAGGTCAAACCGTGCTTATAATAGGTGCTGGTGGCATTGGTTATGATATGGCTGAATTTTTAACCCATCAAGATGACGGCCTAGAGCCCATTGACTCGTTTAACAAACATTGGGGAATTGATCCAACAGGTCTTCAGTCTGGTGGGCTAAACGCGTCAGTAAAACCGATAATAAAAAGCAAACGTACTGTCACGATTTTACAACGTAAGGCTGGAAAGTTTGGGCGTACGCTTGGAAAAACAACCGGCTGGATTCATCAAGCAGAATTGCAAAAACGTGGTGTTAAATTGCTTGGCGAACTTAATTATATAAAAATTGATGAAACAGGCTTACACATAGAAAAAGAAGGAACCACTCAGTTATTACACGCTGACAGCATTGTTATTTGCGCAGGGCAAGAATCACGCGATGAACTCGCCCAACAACTTGGCGATTTAGCTCCCAATGTATACAAAATAGGCGGCGCTAAAGAAGTACGAGAACTTGATGCAGCACAAGCCATTAGCGATGGCATTAAACTCGCCTACACATTAAGCACTTAATCAACATTCAACCACAACTTAACTTAAGGAGACATCCATGTTAGATGCCTACATTTACGATGGAGCAAGAACTGCTTTTGGAAAATATTGCAGCTCACTGGCACACGTCCGACCGGACGATTTAGCCGCTAGCGTTATTAAGGCGCTGGTTACACGAAACAATATTGACCCATTATTAATTGACGATGTTATTTTGGGCTGCGCTTGTCAATCCGGTGAAGATAGCCGAAACGTAGCACGTTATGCGACATTAGCCGCAGGCTTACCTGTCGAGGTAAGCGGGCAAACCGTTAATAGACTTTGTGGCAGTAGCTTAGCCGCAATTATTGACGCCGCTCGTGCTATCTCCTGTGATGAGGGTAGTTTATTTATTGCCGGTGGTGTTGAAAGCATGACACGTGCCCCTTTAACCTTTAACAAAAGCAACACCGCATTTAGTAAAGACATTACGGTTTACGACAGCGCCATTGGTGTGCGTTTTCCAAACCCAATAATTGGAAAACTATATGGTCACGAAGCCATGCCAGAAACTGCTGATAACGTCGCTAAAGCTCTGGGTATTACGCGTGAGCAATGTGATGTTTTTGCTTATCAATCACAACGAAAATGGGCTGACGCAACAGCGAAAGGCTATTTTGATAAAGAAATAATTCCCGTTAACATTCCACAAAAACGTGGCAAACCTGACATTATTGTCGATAAAGATGAGCACCCACGGGCCGATACAAGCTTAGATAAAATGGCCAGCATGCGTACGCTTTATGAAGATGGCGTTGTTACTGCCGCCAATGCATCTGGTATTAATGATGGCGCAGCGGCTTTAGTTATTGGCTCACGCGCTTATGGTGAACAGCATGAGCTTAAACCTATGGCCCGTATTCTAGGCGGCGCATCAGCGGGTGTTGAACCATCGATGATGGGATTAGGCCCTGTGCCTGCCTGCCAAAAATTATTAAAACGACTGGGTTTAACACTTCAACAAATGGATATTATCGAAGTGAATGAAGCGTTTTCTGCGCAAGTGCTTGGTGGTTTAAAACAACTGGGTATTGCCGAAGATGACCCCCGTATTAATCCCAACGGTGGCGCTATTTCTGTTGGTCATCCACTAGGTGCGTCTGGTGCAAGGCTTGCGATAACTGCTAGCCATCAACTACAACGCACACAAGGTCGTTATGCTCTTATTACAATGTGTATTGGTGTTGGGCAAGGGATAGCAATGGTTATTGAACGTTCTTAACGGGCGCTCCGCTACGTTTTATTTAAAACGTTTAGTTAAAAAGGGTGTGTATTAAACACACCCTTTTTTATGCTGCGCTTGAATACCCTATTGACTAGCATAGAAGAACTCTAGGCACCTTAACGCCTTTCATTTTTTAACAAGCCAGCTGGGACCTTAACTGGCATTTTTAAAATTTGCTGTGCGTAAGTTTTACCCTGTGTATCTATATTCATGGAACTGACCCCTCCTCCCCCTAACGCATCTTGTAAGAGGAAATTAAACGCATCGATACCCGGCAAATAAAAACGTTCTACGCGGCCTTTTACTACATGAGAAAACCAATCAGATACTGTCTGCTCGGTTAAGGCTTGGGCAATATACGGCATATATTCAGGCCGACGTGCAATCACCCCTATATTGGCAAACCGCCCTTTATCACCACTTCGCGCGACCGCCAGTTTAACCAAAGGTACTTGTATGGCATTTTTATCACTTTGCCTTACTATTGGGTCAGGCTTACGATGAACTATATTGTCATTAAACGTATTACCAGACGCTTGTGGGTAATTTAACGGCTTACCCTCCACCTCAACCACGGCGTTTACTAAATTTTTATCGATTAGAAATGAATATAAACTAATCACTGGCGACACCTTAGGCCGGCCTGCCTGACCAGCTGCACAACGCCCCGTCGTCATATTTAAAATAACGCCCATTACTTCTCTTGAAAATAAAGCAACCGCATCACGCTTATCATGATGAACCACTATTCTTAATACTATTTCTTGTATCTCTTGCGGTATAGAAAAGTGTTCTTTATTCCATAAGGCATTAGCGCCTAAGTAGTTAATTGAATATTGTTTAAAGTTTGCGTAACCGGTGTTAGCCAACAGTTTTTCGCAACGCTCTAAAATTGCATTGGCCGTTAGCTCGGCTTTTTTTAATACATCAAAGCCCGTTAATAGCTGCGTATAAACGGCGCGATAACCATCTAAATAAGTCGCCGAGACTTTATATTGACCGCTTGGCGGATAGCCAATAGCGCCTGTAACTAATACCCGATCAGTGCTTTGTTCGGTTAATTTAACCTGCGAAAAATCACAAACAACATCGGGTAAGAAATAGGTTTGCGGATCGCCTATTTCATACACCAATTGTTCTGCAACAGTCAGCTTAGAAACCAAGCCCCCCGTTCCGGCAGCTTTTGTAACAACAAAATCACCACTTTCATCACATTCAATAATGGGGTAGCCCATGTCAGCCCAGCCATCACAGCTGTCATGCCAGTCGGTAAAGTTACCTCCTGTTACCTGACAGCCACATTCGATTAAATGCCCTGCTAATGCCCCCATCGACAGTTTATCTAAGTCATCAACCGACCAGTTATATTCATGAATCAAGACCCCTAATGTGGTGGCCGAATCAACAACTCGCCCAGTAATGACAATATCTGCGCCCGCATTGAGTGCCGCCGCTATGGGAAAAGCGCCTAAATAGGCATTAATGCTGGCTAGTTTGTTGGGAAACGGTTCACCAGTTTCCATTTCAGTTATGCCAGATGCGCGTAATGCAGCTTCTTTTGGCATTAAATTATCACCATCAACGGTGCCAATTTTCAGTGCTAAGCCTTGCTCATCTAAAATGGCTTGGATCGCCTCTTTACACGCAGGTAAATTGACACCCCCTGCATTGGCAACGACTTTTACCCCACCTTCGGCGATCTGTTGTAAATTAGGTTTCAGTATTTGCTGCACAAAATCAGTTGCATAGCCAAGCTGTTCAGATTTTGACTTTGCATTCGCCAACAGTGACATGGTGACCTCGGCCAAATAATCATAAACCAAATAATCAACATTACCTTTTGTCAGTAATTGTTCTGTTGCATAGGCGCTATCACCCCAATAGCCAGAAGCACCGCCAATTTTGATTTTATTCATCGTTAGCCTGCTCACTGGTGACGATATCTATCAACGGCATATTCACTTCTACTTGCTGATTAGGCTTTATATAAACGCCCGTTACCTGGCCGTCTTGTTGGGCCATAAGCTCTTGGTACATTTTCATTGACTCAAGCACTACCAGCACATCACCCTTGTTAACCGTGTCACCTTTTACCACCTTAATCTCAGCAATTTTTCCACTCATCGGTGCGATAAGGTTTGCACCGAGAGTGTCTTGGTTTTGTTTTTCTGAAAATGATAACTTTTCAAACATCGCGACCTGTGAACGATTATCAATATAAACACTGTGTCGCTCATCTAGCGCAACATTAAGCTTGCAGCAAATACCATTAATCTGAAGCAATAACTCGCCATCAGACTCCGCTAAAAAAAGGATATTTTGTATTCCATCATCGCCGTATTCAACACGGTATGCAGAACCGTCTTGGAAAACCGTAACGTCACGTTGTTGTTGCTGGTATTTCAACCTGACCGGCCAGCTGAGGGTGCCAGTACTTCGCCAACCTGTTGTGCCGGGCATTCGCGATAACAAAATGGCGGCTATTGCCCACATTGAGTCACCCGCCCCCTGAGCCGCCTGTTTTTGTTGCGCGGGTAGGTATTGCTCTTCAATATACCGCGTGGTTGCCTCAGCATTCATGAACGCAGGGGTTTCTAGCAAGCCCAGTAAGAAAGTTTTATTACTAGGCAAACCTAATAAAACTGTGTCTTTTAAGGCCCGTGTTAAGCGCCTAATCGCTAGTTCGCGCGTAGTACCATAGGCAATAATTTTTGCCAGCATTGAGTCATAATAAGGACTAATAATTTGCTCATTGACAATACCATTATCAACTCTAATACCCTTAGCGACTGGCATTTTCCACTGCCTTATACGCCCTGTTTGCGGCATAAAATCGCACTCACAATCTTCAGCATATAAACGCACCTCAATGGCATGCCCCTTTAGCTCAATCTCATTTTGTTGTAGCGCTAATGGTTCACCAGCCGCTACTGATAACTGCCATTCAACTAAATCTAAGCCTGTTATCAATTCTGTTACTGGGTGTTCAACTTGTAGGCGCGTATTCATTTCCAAAAAGTAAAATGATTGATCCTCACATAATAAGAATTCAACGGTACCGGCACCAATATAATTAACCGCCTCAGCCGCTTTTACTGCGGCATCACCCATTTTTTTTCGTAAGGTGGCATCCATATTCGGCGCAGGTGCTTCCTCAATAACTTTTTGATGCCGTCGCTGCATCGAGCAGTCTCGTTCACCCAAATAAACCGTGTTACCAAGTTGATCTGCAAATACTTGAATTTCAATATGTCGGGCCTTTTCAATATATTTTTCAAGCAGTAATTCATCAGAGCCAAAACTGCTAAGTGCCTCTGCTCTAGCCGCTTCAAGTTCTGTTATTAAGCGTTGTGGGTCTTTAACAATGCGTATACCACGCCCACCACCACCGGCAGCTGCTTTAACCATCAACGGGTAACCGACACGGTTAGCTTCTTTTTGTAACGTTGGGTTGTCTTGCGACGGTCCATCATAGCCTGGCACTAGGGGTACATTTGCCTCAAGCATTTTATGTCGGGCAACCGTTTTGTTTCCCATAATGGCCATTGCCTTTGAATCCGGCCCAATAAACACTAAGTTAGCTTCTTCACAACGCTGTGCAAATTCAGCTGATTCGGATAAAAAACCATACCCCGGATGGATAGCCTGAGCATTAGTTTTCAGCGCTGCGGCTATTATTTTGTCAATATTTAGGTAGGATTTTTCAACGTCTGACTCACCAATACCTATCGCTTTATCAGCGAGTGAAACATGAAGTGCTTCACGATCTGCCTCGCTAAAAACAGCAACCGTTTCATAGCCCATCTGTTTAGCCGTTTTAATGACCCTAACGGCTATCTCGCCACGATTCGCAATCAAGATAGTATCAAAATGATTCATTAATCAGGCCATCCAGTGCGGTTTTCTTTTTTCAACAAAGGCGCGATGTCCTTCGCGACCTTCATCTTGCTTGTTTAGTCTGGAAAAAACATCTGCCGAAAACTCAATCATCTCATCATCAATTTGATGAGCCACCTTATGCATAATGTCTTTTGTTGCGGCACATGCCTTAGGTCCACAACGTTCTACTTGTTGGATCACAGACTCTAATTTATCGCTGAGGGCTTCGTTAGAATCGGCAAGGTATTGCGCTATGCCTAAGCGATATGCTTTGTCGCCATTAATCCTTTCACCGGTTAATGCCATTTGCTTGGCAGGTGTTAAGCCTATTCGCTGAACGACATAGGGAGCAATTTGCGCAGGTGCAATTCCTAATGTTGTTTCTGGCATGCCCAGTGTTGCATCACGATGAACAAACGTAAGGTCTGCCAAACACGCCAAGCCAAAACCGCCGCCCATTGCCGAGCCTTCCACAACTACGATTAAGGTTTGCGGTAAGCCAAAAAATTTTTTAAATAGCTGCCCCGATCTAATATTTCTGTCACGCGCAGGGTCTAGGTGTTGAGCCGCCTGATCGGTTTGGTTTTTACGTTCTTTAATATCGCCACCGGCGCAAAAATGACCACCGGCACCTTGCAATATAACCAGACGAATTGCCTCCGACTTAGCTAAAAAATCGGCTATTTGATGTAACTCGTCATTCATCTGATTGTTCATTGCATTACGCCGTTCAGGCCTATTTAACGTAATGTATAGACGCCCGTTCACATGCTTTAGTAATAACGTATCCACCTTGGGTAGATTAATCATTTTAAATCCTCGCCACGCCAAAGGTATTGGCATCTAATTTGGTTTCACGCCCTTGAACAACAATATCAATCAGCTCGGCAAGCAAACGACGACTTTTACGTGGGTCAATTATGCCTTCATCCCAAACCTGTGAGGTGCAATAAAATGCAGACGAAACACTTGAGTAGTAGTCTAAAATATCTTCTGTTTGCTTGGCTAAAAACGCTTCATCAATCGGCTTATTATTCGCTTTTTGTTTATTTTCATAAACAATGGACATCACCGTTGCGGCTTGCTCGCCCCCCATTACGGCCAAGGTATTAGTGGGCCAGGCAAATAGAAAGTCTGGCTCAAATGAGCGGCCCGACATAGCATAATTTCCTGCACCAAAGGCGCCACCAATATTGAGTGTTATTTTAGGCACAGTGGCATTCGCCACCGCTTGAATAAGCTTGGCACCATTTTTTATCATGCCATTTTGTTCATGCTCAATTCCAACGATAAAACCCGTAGTATTTTGTAAAAAAATCAGTGGTTTATTCGCTTGGCAACAGAGTTGAATAAACTGTGTCGACTTGCCGGCTCCCTTATTAGTAATAGGGCCATTATTTGCAATAATGCCACAATGTTGACCTTCGATTTCTGCAAAACCGCAGATGGTAAACGGATCGTAATTCGCCTTAAATTCAACAAAGTCAGAATCATCAACCAAGCGTGCAATCACTTCACGGCTGTCGTAGGGTTTATGATAATCAGCCGGCACTATGCCGCATAATTCATCAATATCGTATCGCGGTTCTTTATAAGTTTTTCTTGCCGTTGTGGTTAGGCGGTTATTCCAATTTAAACTTTTTACAATTTCTCGGGTCATTTCAAGCGCATGCGCATCATCTTCAGCTAGGTACTCGGCAAGCCCCGATTCACTTGCATGCATCTCAGCGCCACCAAGCTCTTCTTCCTCAGCTATTTCACCGGTTGCTGCTTTTAATAATGGTGGGCCAGCAAGATAAGCTCGGGCTTTATTTTTGACCATCACCACGTAGTCTGACATGCCAGGTATATACGCACCTCCTGCGGTAGATGCGCCATGCACTACCGTAATTTGCGGAATACCCGCGGCAGACGCCTGTGCTTGTGACATAAACCGGTGTCCGGCCAAGTTAAACCCAAGGTGTTGTAGAAATAAATTTCCTCCCCCACTTTGCACTAAACAAATAAAAGGTAACCTAGAGGTACTGGCAATTTCTTGCGCGCGACGTAACTTTTTATACGCATGGGGCATGTTTGTCCCCCCTTTAATCGCCGCATCATTGACATACACCATACACCTTGTGTTTTCTACAAAACCGATACCAACAATAATGCCCGCACCATAAACATTTTCTTCGCCATCATCGTCATGTTGGCCTAGGCCAGCAAGCGTACTAAGCTCAATAAAACTGGCACCTGGGTCTAACAACATGTCTAAACGCCTTCTCGGTAATAACTGCCCTCTTTGCTCAAAGACCGCTTGCTTTCTTTTTGAGGCTAGATGCACCTTATTTTCGAGCTCCTTTAACTGATCGATCAGCGTTAATAACTCTTTCCTATTGTTTTTAAAGGCATCGCTTTGGGTATTTACCTTACTTTGTATAACAGCCATAACGTTTACTTAACTTAGTGATGATGGGTGAATACCCATGCGCTTTGAAACAATTTCAAGCATCACTTCGTTTGCTCCCCCACCGATTGAACACAAGCGCGTATCACGAAAAATACGGCTAATTAAGTTATCCCACATAAAACCTTGCCCACCCCAGTATTGCAGGCAGGCCGAGGGTATGGTTTGTCCTAATTGGCCAACTTTAAATTTAGCCATTGAGGTGAGCATATCGACATCTTCGCCGTTGATATACTTTTCACAAGCATGGTAGATAAGCGCGCGAACAGCCTGAATATCGGTTTGCATTTCTGCTAATTTAAAATAAATATCTTGATTAGCAATTAACGGTTTACCAAATGCTTTACGGTGCTTTGTATATTCAATCGTAATATCTACCGCATCTTGAACTTGACTCAGGTATTTAGACATCGCAAAAAAACGCTCTTCTTGAAACTGTTTCATTTGATATATGAAGCCGCGCCCCTCCTCACCGATACGGTTAGTAACCGGCACTCGTACATCATCAAAGAATAATGGTGCGGTGTCCGAGCTATGCGCACCTAGTTTTTTTAGGCGTTTACCACGCGTTACGCCTTTAGCATCCAGTGGCACAATGATTAGCGATTTATTTTTATGGGGCCCCTTATCGCCACCGGTATTGCATAACAAACAGACCCAATCAGCTTGCGTTGAAGTGGTAATCCACATCTTACTGCCATTAATAACGTATTCGTTACCAATACGGCGTGCTTGCGTTTTAATTGAGGCCACATCTGAACCCGCACCTTCTTCACTCACACCAATACAGCCAACTGATTCCCCTTTGATTGCTGGAACCAGAAAATTACGTCTTAATTCATCACTGCCATAATTTGCCAATGCAGGTGTGCTCATATCTGTTTGTACACCAATGGCTGTTGAAATTCCCGAGCAGTTAATTCGCCCTATTTCTTCGGCAAACACTAAGGAATAGGAATAATCTAATCCTAAGCCTCCCCATTTTTCTGCCTTATTAATGCCGAGAAGTCCTGCGTCTCCCATCTTTTTAAATAACTCATGAGCAGGAAAAATACCGGCTTCTTCCCATTCATCAACAAACGGGGCAATTTGACGCTCAACAAAAGTTGATACCGAGTCACGTAACATGGCATGTTCATGGTTAAACAACATAGTTAATTATTTTTATTATTGGGTTGTTCAGTATAAACAGAAAAATATCAAACTAACAACAGTTAGGTTAAATACTGCAATACATTTTAGATATTAGTGAGTGAGATCAATACTTATTTTTGGCAGGGTCGAAGGGATAACCTTCTATTGCAGAAAGACTTCGATGCCAAACGAAACAATTAAATTTGCAGATATACATTATGAGTTAATAGCGCAACACACCACTAATCCATTGATGATTACACAGATTATCGACGTTTATAACAGCAGTATTTTATTAAGCGCGAGTCCCTGTGTAAAAACACAGGAACTCGCGCAAGCACTAGAGGTTTTAGACGCCGTCGAACGGTATGCTTAGCAACATTCAGCTAAATAGCACTTTGACTAACAAATTTTACAATTCTATAGGCATCCAATCCCTCATAGCCACCTTCACTTCCATAGCCTGATTGACGCCGTCCGCCGAGTGGTGAGTCTAGAAAAACAACTGGGTAACCATTAATACCCACTTTGCCCGAATCTAAATCGCTACCCAGCTTATCAATGGTTTCTTGCGAGCCACTAAATGCATATGAAGCCAGTGCAAAATCAGTATTGTTGGCTTTTTCAATCGCTTCATCATAGCTGCTAAATTTATTAATAATTGCAATCGGGCCAAAAGGCTCTTCTTGCATTATTCTTGCTGTTGCTGGCACATCGGCCAATACCGTCGCTTCATAAAAATTTCCTGGACGATCAAGACGTTTACCACCGGTCATTAAGCGCGCACCTTTACTCACGGCATCTTGAACCAAATCATCTATTTCAGCAGTTCTACGTGGGTTTGCCAAAGGCCCCATTTGAGTATCGTTATCCAAACCATTACCAATCCGAAGTGCTGCAAATTTTTCTGTAAAACCTGTTAAAAATTTATCGTATACAGCCTCTTGCACAAAAAACCGTGTCGGAGAAATGCACACTTGTCCTGAGTTACGGCTTTTAGTCGTTACTGATAAATCAATTGCTTTGTCTAACTTCGCATCATCAAAAACCAATACGGGCGCATGACCACCCAGTTCCATCACACAGGGTTTTGCCTGATCTCCGGCTAACGCAGCCAGTTTTTGACCGACAGGTGTTGAACCGGTGAACGATATTTTTTTAATAACCGGTGATTCAATTAGTTTTTTACTAATCAGCGAAGAATCACCCATAAGTATGTTAACCACACCTTTCGGTAAACCTGCCTTATCAAGTGCATCAACTACCGCCATAAATGAAACTGGGGTTTCTTTTGCGGGTTTAACAATAACCGAACAACCGACAGCTATCGCTGAGGCCATTTTACGCGTTGCTAATGAGGCTGGAAAATTCCATGCAGGAAACGCCGCCACAGGACCTATTGGCTCTTTACGCACGGTTCTGTCTACAAAACCATTTAACTCAGGCAAAGTGCGGTCATCATGGTCCGCAGCTGCCGTAGAACACCATTCCAATAGACATGCGCAATTTTCTACCTCGCCTTTTGAATCTGCAAGCGGTTTTCCATGCTCCATCGTCATACAACGGGCGGTGTGCTCAGCATTTTCGCGAAGAATCGCTGCGGCACGGTGCATAATTTCAATTCGTTCGTCATAACTTGTTTTACGCCATTGTTCAAAAGCGGCTTCAGACGAAGCAAGTGCACGCTCAATCTGCTCTTCATCTGCGATAGGAAATTTAGCTAATACTTCATCTGTCGCTGGGTTTAGTACCTCACCATAGCGACTGGTTTGAGTTACCCACTCACCATCAATAAACAAAGCAGGTTGTGTATAGTCATTGTCTTGCATGTTTGTTCTCCAAATAATTATTTTAGTGTTCAATAACTTTAATAATGCCTTGCCTCATCCATACGAAGGACGAGCGCATCTAAAGCGACTACTTTATCAGCCATCGCACGTAGGGGGTTAATCTCAATACTTGCGACCGTCTCAGTTTTTTGCACCGCCAATACAGACAATCGACTCACCACCTCAGCAACTGCTTGTATATTGATCACAGCTTGGCCACGGGCTCCTTGAAAAATGCCCGCACCACGTAATGATGTCAACATTGATAAAGCTTTGTTTGGCGTAACCGGTGCTAACGACAAACTAAGGTCTTTTAAAACTTCTGTATAAATACCCCCGAGGCCAACCATGATAATCGGCCCAATTGTAGGATCCTGTTGCGTACCAACAATAAAATCAACGCCCTCTTTAATCATTGGGCTCACCAGAAGTCCTTCGATATTGGCCGTCGGTTCACGTTCAGCCACCGTTTTAAACATTGAATGTGCAGCTGTGCGCACAGACTGCTCGTTTAGCAGATCAAGTGCGACACCTCCTGCTTCGGATTTATGTGCAATATCGGCTGAAACAATTTTAATGGCGACAGGAAAGCCAAGCTCTTTAGCACATAGAACTGCCTCTTCTGCAGTGCTAGCAACCTTTTCTTTTAATACAGGGATACCCGCTTGTTGTATCAATCGTTTGGCCTGCGCTTCACTAATTTTTCCTGCCGGCCACTCGGTTGTTGGAATAGAGGGTAATACACTTTGATCTTCATTAACTGTTTGAAAGGCCGTATTAAACTTGGCTAATGCTGATAAGGCCGCAATTGCTCTTGA from Cycloclasticus pugetii PS-1 includes:
- a CDS encoding oxidoreductase, whose translation is MPNHLFSPIKIGSLSLANRFIMGSMHTGLDHSDDPFGRLAAFYKERADGGVGLIVTGGVSPNEQGLLSPGSMKLTDPEQVADYKIITEAVHESGSHIILQILHAGRYAKQKNLVAPSPIRSPINKFEPKEMSEKGILSTIDDYVNCASLAQQAGFDGIELLGSEGYFLNEFTASRTNQRTDQWGGSFENRARFPLTVLQSIREKVGSQFFIQYRMSMLDLVEDGWTIHEAQQFAQLLEANGVDLINTGIGWHESSIPTIAMQVPRAAFSWATRMIKQVVNIPVAAANRINTTEVANTLIQQGDADLVYLSRPFLADPDFVIKAQQQRSDEINSCIACNQSCLDNLFNFKTVSCLVNPRACHETKMPKLPPAPNPQNIAVIGAGAAGLSFAIEAKKLGHNITLFDACADIGGQMAYARKVPGKEEFDELLRYFNVMLKKYHVNTQLNTTVTLAQLNDTKYDSIVIAAGIKPRKPNIPGIHRPNVFSYEEAFNSPEKIGQTVLIIGAGGIGYDMAEFLTHQDDGLEPIDSFNKHWGIDPTGLQSGGLNASVKPIIKSKRTVTILQRKAGKFGRTLGKTTGWIHQAELQKRGVKLLGELNYIKIDETGLHIEKEGTTQLLHADSIVICAGQESRDELAQQLGDLAPNVYKIGGAKEVRELDAAQAISDGIKLAYTLST
- a CDS encoding acetyl-CoA C-acyltransferase, translated to MLDAYIYDGARTAFGKYCSSLAHVRPDDLAASVIKALVTRNNIDPLLIDDVILGCACQSGEDSRNVARYATLAAGLPVEVSGQTVNRLCGSSLAAIIDAARAISCDEGSLFIAGGVESMTRAPLTFNKSNTAFSKDITVYDSAIGVRFPNPIIGKLYGHEAMPETADNVAKALGITREQCDVFAYQSQRKWADATAKGYFDKEIIPVNIPQKRGKPDIIVDKDEHPRADTSLDKMASMRTLYEDGVVTAANASGINDGAAALVIGSRAYGEQHELKPMARILGGASAGVEPSMMGLGPVPACQKLLKRLGLTLQQMDIIEVNEAFSAQVLGGLKQLGIAEDDPRINPNGGAISVGHPLGASGARLAITASHQLQRTQGRYALITMCIGVGQGIAMVIERS
- a CDS encoding acyclic terpene utilization AtuA family protein, with protein sequence MNKIKIGGASGYWGDSAYATEQLLTKGNVDYLVYDYLAEVTMSLLANAKSKSEQLGYATDFVQQILKPNLQQIAEGGVKVVANAGGVNLPACKEAIQAILDEQGLALKIGTVDGDNLMPKEAALRASGITEMETGEPFPNKLASINAYLGAFPIAAALNAGADIVITGRVVDSATTLGVLIHEYNWSVDDLDKLSMGALAGHLIECGCQVTGGNFTDWHDSCDGWADMGYPIIECDESGDFVVTKAAGTGGLVSKLTVAEQLVYEIGDPQTYFLPDVVCDFSQVKLTEQSTDRVLVTGAIGYPPSGQYKVSATYLDGYRAVYTQLLTGFDVLKKAELTANAILERCEKLLANTGYANFKQYSINYLGANALWNKEHFSIPQEIQEIVLRIVVHHDKRDAVALFSREVMGVILNMTTGRCAAGQAGRPKVSPVISLYSFLIDKNLVNAVVEVEGKPLNYPQASGNTFNDNIVHRKPDPIVRQSDKNAIQVPLVKLAVARSGDKGRFANIGVIARRPEYMPYIAQALTEQTVSDWFSHVVKGRVERFYLPGIDAFNFLLQDALGGGGVSSMNIDTQGKTYAQQILKMPVKVPAGLLKNERR
- a CDS encoding acetyl/propionyl/methylcrotonyl-CoA carboxylase subunit alpha, with protein sequence MNHFDTILIANRGEIAVRVIKTAKQMGYETVAVFSEADREALHVSLADKAIGIGESDVEKSYLNIDKIIAAALKTNAQAIHPGYGFLSESAEFAQRCEEANLVFIGPDSKAMAIMGNKTVARHKMLEANVPLVPGYDGPSQDNPTLQKEANRVGYPLMVKAAAGGGGRGIRIVKDPQRLITELEAARAEALSSFGSDELLLEKYIEKARHIEIQVFADQLGNTVYLGERDCSMQRRHQKVIEEAPAPNMDATLRKKMGDAAVKAAEAVNYIGAGTVEFLLCEDQSFYFLEMNTRLQVEHPVTELITGLDLVEWQLSVAAGEPLALQQNEIELKGHAIEVRLYAEDCECDFMPQTGRIRQWKMPVAKGIRVDNGIVNEQIISPYYDSMLAKIIAYGTTRELAIRRLTRALKDTVLLGLPSNKTFLLGLLETPAFMNAEATTRYIEEQYLPAQQKQAAQGAGDSMWAIAAILLSRMPGTTGWRSTGTLSWPVRLKYQQQQRDVTVFQDGSAYRVEYGDDGIQNILFLAESDGELLLQINGICCKLNVALDERHSVYIDNRSQVAMFEKLSFSEKQNQDTLGANLIAPMSGKIAEIKVVKGDTVNKGDVLVVLESMKMYQELMAQQDGQVTGVYIKPNQQVEVNMPLIDIVTSEQANDE
- a CDS encoding enoyl-CoA hydratase/isomerase family protein, producing the protein MINLPKVDTLLLKHVNGRLYITLNRPERRNAMNNQMNDELHQIADFLAKSEAIRLVILQGAGGHFCAGGDIKERKNQTDQAAQHLDPARDRNIRSGQLFKKFFGLPQTLIVVVEGSAMGGGFGLACLADLTFVHRDATLGMPETTLGIAPAQIAPYVVQRIGLTPAKQMALTGERINGDKAYRLGIAQYLADSNEALSDKLESVIQQVERCGPKACAATKDIMHKVAHQIDDEMIEFSADVFSRLNKQDEGREGHRAFVEKRKPHWMA